Proteins encoded by one window of Homoserinimonas aerilata:
- a CDS encoding AI-2E family transporter, whose product MIFGRSKPTSSAIERARIEEAVPPGMRIAGAWSWRILVIAGVVALLIFLIMELRVIVIPLMVSILVSALLVPFSHFLQRHGWPKWLAIVTALVATIAVITGLVWLIIWQVRAGLPELQAQSLEAWDEFKQFLLDSPLHLTDAQISQYGMQLWETVQRDSAVWISGAASIGSSAGHLIAGLFLVIFASIIILIDGKGIWAWIVRIFPRRARAAVDGSGRAGWGTLTEFVKVQIFVAAIDAVGIGLGAAILQLPLVIPIAVAVFLGSFVPIVGAVLTGALAVFVALVFKDVVIAIIMLAIVLLVQQVESHILQPLIMGNAVKVHPLAVVFAVAGGGYLAGIPGALFAVPVVATLNTMISYIARGRWRADASPGLPAIVKARRGSSPAASSPASESVFDD is encoded by the coding sequence GTGATATTCGGCAGGAGCAAGCCCACATCATCCGCCATCGAACGCGCTCGCATCGAGGAGGCTGTTCCCCCCGGCATGCGAATCGCCGGGGCCTGGTCGTGGCGCATCCTCGTCATCGCCGGCGTCGTCGCCCTTCTGATCTTCCTGATCATGGAGCTGCGGGTCATCGTCATCCCGCTCATGGTCTCCATCCTGGTGAGCGCGCTGCTGGTGCCGTTCTCCCACTTCCTGCAGCGGCACGGCTGGCCCAAGTGGTTGGCGATCGTCACCGCTCTGGTCGCCACGATCGCGGTCATCACGGGGCTCGTCTGGCTCATCATCTGGCAGGTGCGCGCGGGGCTTCCCGAGCTGCAGGCGCAGTCGCTTGAGGCATGGGACGAGTTCAAGCAGTTCCTGCTCGACTCGCCGCTGCATCTCACCGACGCGCAGATCAGCCAGTACGGCATGCAGCTGTGGGAGACCGTGCAGCGTGACAGCGCGGTCTGGATCAGCGGGGCGGCGTCGATCGGCTCCTCCGCAGGGCACTTGATCGCCGGGCTGTTCCTGGTGATCTTCGCCAGCATCATCATCCTCATCGACGGCAAGGGCATCTGGGCCTGGATCGTGCGCATCTTCCCGCGCCGCGCCCGCGCCGCCGTCGACGGTTCCGGCAGGGCCGGCTGGGGCACCCTGACCGAGTTCGTGAAGGTGCAGATCTTCGTGGCGGCGATCGATGCCGTCGGCATCGGCCTGGGCGCGGCCATCCTGCAGCTTCCCCTCGTCATCCCGATCGCGGTCGCCGTGTTCCTCGGCTCCTTCGTGCCGATCGTCGGAGCGGTGCTCACGGGCGCCCTCGCCGTCTTCGTCGCGCTCGTCTTCAAAGACGTCGTGATCGCGATCATCATGCTCGCCATCGTGCTTCTCGTGCAGCAGGTCGAGAGCCACATCCTGCAGCCGCTCATCATGGGCAACGCCGTGAAGGTTCATCCGCTGGCCGTCGTCTTCGCGGTCGCCGGGGGCGGCTACCTGGCGGGCATCCCCGGGGCGCTGTTCGCGGTGCCCGTGGTCGCGACACTCAACACGATGATCTCCTACATCGCGCGGGGCAGATGGCGTGCGGATGCTTCTCCCGGGCTTCCCGCGATCGTCAAGGCGCGGCGCGGCTCCTCACCTGCCGCATCGTCGCCCGCCTCGGAGAGCGTGTTCGATGACTGA
- a CDS encoding DUF4307 domain-containing protein: protein MTDADQPGRNHNTATPTGEQTADAPSRAELDARTEIEARYGRTPARAARTRLVAWIVGLGFVAVFAAWVVWVAFDGTSATIDARDIGHSIIDDSTVTVSFEVSMAAGTRAECALQVQNEQHAIVGWKIVDIPASEKYTQSMTETVRSTELGVTGLLYRCWPA, encoded by the coding sequence GTGACAGACGCGGACCAGCCGGGCCGGAACCACAACACTGCCACTCCGACAGGAGAGCAGACGGCGGATGCCCCCTCCCGCGCCGAACTCGACGCCCGCACCGAAATAGAGGCGCGATACGGTCGCACCCCCGCCCGCGCGGCACGCACCCGGCTGGTGGCCTGGATCGTGGGCCTCGGCTTCGTCGCCGTCTTCGCCGCCTGGGTCGTCTGGGTCGCCTTCGACGGCACGAGTGCAACGATCGATGCCCGCGACATCGGTCACAGCATCATCGACGACAGCACCGTCACGGTGTCGTTCGAGGTGTCGATGGCGGCTGGCACCAGGGCCGAATGTGCCCTGCAGGTGCAGAACGAACAGCACGCCATCGTCGGCTGGAAGATCGTCGACATCCCCGCATCCGAGAAGTACACGCAGAGCATGACAGAGACGGTGCGCAGCACCGAGCTGGGCGTAACAGGCTTGCTCTATCGCTGCTGGCCCGCCTAA
- the ilvA gene encoding threonine ammonia-lyase, whose protein sequence is MTEAAAVAPGRPVPGPTLADFEAARGRVDRVAQLTPMESSRYLSDLVGGPVHLKCESLQRTGSYKIRGAYNRLSQLSEEERARGVVAASAGNHAQGVAFAARELGIKATIFMPVGVALPKLQATRNYGAEVILRGHTVEEPLRAAADYAETTGAVLIPPFDHADVVAGQGTLGLEILDQVPDVETVIVPIGGGGLAAGVASALTQKLATMGRRIRVIGVQASGAAPYPESLRLGEPTPVVVEPTIADGIAVAKPGLLNFEIIREVVDEVVVVTDDDIARALLVLLERAKLVVEPAGAAAVAAILTGQVVGTGVTVAILSGGNIDPQVMERIISRGLVASDRYLKIRLMLPDRPGQLARIAELISEANANVVEVLHTRHGRNALMGQVGIELSVETRGPEHVQRVLERLREADYDPRIDF, encoded by the coding sequence ATGACTGAGGCCGCGGCCGTCGCCCCCGGGCGTCCTGTGCCCGGCCCCACGCTGGCCGATTTCGAGGCGGCGCGTGGGCGCGTCGACAGGGTCGCTCAGCTCACGCCGATGGAGAGTTCGCGCTATCTCAGCGACCTCGTCGGCGGCCCCGTGCACCTCAAATGTGAGTCACTGCAGCGCACAGGCTCCTACAAGATCCGTGGTGCCTACAACCGCCTGTCTCAGCTGAGCGAGGAGGAGCGTGCCCGCGGTGTCGTCGCCGCCTCCGCCGGCAACCACGCGCAGGGTGTGGCCTTCGCGGCGCGCGAGCTCGGCATCAAGGCGACCATCTTCATGCCCGTCGGCGTGGCCCTGCCCAAGCTGCAGGCGACGCGCAACTACGGTGCGGAGGTCATCCTGCGCGGTCACACCGTCGAGGAGCCGCTGCGGGCCGCTGCCGACTACGCCGAGACGACGGGTGCCGTGCTCATCCCTCCCTTCGACCATGCGGATGTCGTGGCCGGCCAGGGAACGTTGGGCCTGGAGATCCTCGATCAGGTTCCCGATGTGGAGACCGTCATCGTCCCGATCGGCGGGGGAGGCCTCGCTGCGGGCGTCGCGAGTGCTCTCACCCAGAAGCTGGCCACCATGGGGCGGCGCATCCGGGTCATCGGCGTGCAGGCATCCGGTGCGGCCCCCTACCCGGAGTCGCTGCGCCTGGGCGAGCCGACCCCCGTGGTGGTCGAGCCGACGATCGCCGACGGTATCGCCGTCGCCAAGCCGGGCCTGCTCAACTTCGAGATCATCCGCGAGGTCGTCGACGAGGTCGTCGTGGTGACGGATGACGACATCGCGCGGGCGCTTCTGGTGCTGCTCGAGAGGGCCAAGCTTGTGGTGGAGCCGGCCGGCGCGGCCGCGGTCGCCGCGATCCTCACCGGGCAGGTCGTCGGCACCGGCGTGACGGTCGCGATCCTGAGCGGCGGCAACATCGACCCGCAGGTCATGGAGCGCATCATCTCTCGCGGCCTCGTCGCATCCGACCGCTATCTCAAGATCAGGCTCATGCTGCCCGACCGCCCCGGCCAGCTTGCGCGCATCGCCGAGCTCATCAGCGAGGCGAACGCCAACGTCGTGGAGGTGCTGCACACGCGGCACGGCCGCAACGCGCTCATGGGTCAGGTCGGTATCGAGCTGAGCGTGGAGACGCGCGGGCCCGAGCATGTGCAGCGGGTTCTGGAGCGTCTGCGCGAGGCAGACTACGACCCGCGCATCGACTTCTAG
- the mca gene encoding mycothiol conjugate amidase Mca, producing the protein MTRRLLAVHAHPDDESSKGAATSAFYLAQGAEVMVVSCTGGERGDVLWPGLDPRAMADRDMAGHRRYEMARAQQVLGVQHRWLGYTDSGLPPEGEPLPANCFAVIPLEHSAAPLVKLIREFRPQVLVTYDENGGYPHPDHIRTHEVSMFAVDAAADPSRYPEAGEAWQVSKVYYDRGFNSSRIGALADALVAADADSPLLEEIERMRGWMGERPDTSTTHVPCGEFFAVRDDALRAHASQVPPDSSFFFWPIELQQQAWPYEDYELVRSLVESTLPESDLFAGVVTESAQEAQA; encoded by the coding sequence GTGACCCGGCGCTTACTTGCGGTGCACGCCCATCCCGACGACGAGTCGAGCAAGGGCGCAGCCACCTCTGCCTTCTACCTGGCGCAGGGCGCCGAGGTCATGGTCGTCAGCTGCACGGGGGGCGAGCGCGGCGACGTGCTGTGGCCGGGCCTCGACCCGCGCGCCATGGCCGATCGCGACATGGCCGGCCACCGCCGCTACGAGATGGCGCGCGCGCAGCAGGTGCTGGGCGTGCAGCACCGCTGGCTCGGTTACACCGACTCCGGCCTGCCGCCCGAGGGTGAGCCGCTGCCCGCGAACTGCTTCGCCGTCATCCCGCTCGAGCATTCGGCCGCCCCGCTCGTGAAGCTCATCCGCGAGTTCCGGCCGCAGGTGCTCGTGACCTACGACGAGAACGGCGGCTACCCGCATCCTGATCACATCAGGACGCACGAGGTGTCGATGTTCGCGGTCGACGCTGCGGCCGACCCTTCGCGCTATCCGGAGGCGGGCGAGGCCTGGCAGGTGTCGAAGGTCTACTACGACAGGGGCTTCAACTCGAGCCGCATCGGTGCGCTCGCGGATGCGCTGGTCGCCGCCGACGCCGACTCGCCGCTGCTCGAAGAGATCGAGCGGATGCGCGGCTGGATGGGTGAGCGGCCAGACACGTCGACGACGCATGTGCCCTGTGGCGAGTTCTTCGCGGTGCGCGACGACGCCCTGCGGGCGCACGCGAGCCAGGTGCCGCCCGACAGCAGTTTCTTCTTCTGGCCGATCGAGCTGCAGCAGCAGGCGTGGCCGTATGAAGACTACGAACTTGTGCGTTCGCTCGTCGAGTCGACGCTGCCGGAGAGCGACCTCTTCGCCGGAGTCGTCACAGAATCAGCTCAGGAGGCCCAGGCGTGA
- the greA gene encoding transcription elongation factor GreA, translating to MSGQITETWLTQEAFDRRAAELAQLEGEGRSEIAKRIEAAREEGDLKENGGYHAAKEEQGKIEARIRVLTELLRHAKVGEPAEDGVIASGTVVTAQVMGDEEVFLLGSREIVDEDAADDLDVYSEGSPLGEAILGLRAGDKTSYIAPNGREITVKIDKVETYRP from the coding sequence GTGTCCGGGCAGATCACCGAAACCTGGTTGACCCAAGAGGCATTCGACCGCCGCGCCGCCGAGCTGGCACAGCTCGAGGGTGAGGGCCGTTCCGAGATCGCGAAGCGCATCGAGGCGGCACGCGAAGAGGGCGACCTCAAGGAGAACGGCGGCTACCATGCCGCCAAGGAGGAGCAGGGCAAGATCGAGGCGCGCATCCGCGTGCTCACCGAGCTGCTGCGCCACGCGAAGGTGGGCGAGCCCGCAGAAGACGGCGTCATCGCATCCGGAACCGTCGTCACCGCCCAGGTCATGGGCGACGAGGAGGTGTTCCTGCTCGGCAGCCGCGAGATCGTCGACGAGGACGCCGCCGACGACCTCGACGTCTACAGCGAGGGCAGCCCGCTCGGCGAGGCCATCCTGGGTCTCAGGGCCGGCGACAAGACCAGCTACATCGCGCCCAACGGCCGCGAGATCACGGTGAAGATCGACAAGGTCGAGACCTACCGCCCGTAG